Proteins encoded by one window of Acidipropionibacterium virtanenii:
- a CDS encoding M20/M25/M40 family metallo-hydrolase, translating into MNIRNAENEVVDLCQELIRIDSSNPTSDEAEAATWVAGKLREVGLETERIESAPGRASVFTRIKGSDASRGALMLHAHTDVVPADPAEWEHPPFAGEIHDGFLWGRGAIDMKDTAAVYLSVAREIARSGFVPPRDLVFAFLADEEAGGAFGSHWLVDNRPDLFDGVTEAIGEGGGFSFPIDDTRNLYPIETAQRGQAWLRLKATGRAGHGSSPNDENAVTRLAQAVAAIGEHKFPAHLIDAVHTLAHTYAELMGQQFDDDDIEGSIDRLGVDGHELLDVISHNSANPTVLVAGYQTNVIPGTAEASIDGRFLPGQEDALLAEIDALLPEGVTREFIHEDTGMETPYEGTLVDAMVAAITAEDPNGTTAPYCNAGGTDAKAFSELGIHGYGFKALKMPNDINYTHLFHAANERVPLDGLTFGSRVIGRLVETC; encoded by the coding sequence ATGAATATCAGGAATGCTGAGAACGAGGTCGTCGACCTCTGTCAGGAACTCATCAGGATCGATTCCTCGAACCCCACCTCGGACGAGGCCGAGGCCGCCACCTGGGTGGCAGGCAAGCTACGTGAGGTCGGGCTGGAGACCGAGCGGATCGAGTCCGCGCCGGGGCGCGCCTCCGTCTTCACCCGGATCAAGGGATCGGACGCCAGTCGTGGCGCGCTCATGCTGCACGCCCACACCGACGTCGTGCCGGCCGACCCGGCCGAATGGGAGCATCCGCCCTTCGCCGGTGAGATCCACGACGGCTTCCTGTGGGGGCGCGGCGCAATCGACATGAAGGACACCGCCGCGGTCTACCTGTCGGTGGCCCGTGAGATCGCCCGCAGCGGATTCGTGCCGCCGCGCGATCTGGTGTTCGCCTTCCTGGCCGACGAGGAGGCCGGCGGCGCATTCGGCAGCCACTGGCTGGTCGACAACCGGCCGGACCTGTTCGACGGAGTCACCGAGGCGATCGGCGAGGGCGGCGGGTTCTCCTTCCCGATCGACGACACCCGCAATCTGTACCCCATCGAGACCGCCCAGCGCGGTCAGGCGTGGTTGCGGTTGAAGGCGACCGGGCGGGCCGGTCACGGCTCCTCGCCGAACGACGAGAACGCCGTGACGAGGCTGGCACAGGCTGTTGCGGCGATCGGGGAGCACAAGTTCCCCGCGCACCTCATCGACGCCGTGCATACCCTGGCGCACACCTACGCCGAGCTGATGGGCCAGCAGTTCGACGACGATGACATTGAGGGCTCGATCGACCGCCTCGGCGTGGACGGCCACGAGCTGCTCGACGTCATCTCGCACAACTCCGCCAACCCGACGGTGCTGGTGGCCGGGTACCAGACCAATGTGATCCCCGGGACGGCGGAGGCCAGCATCGACGGCCGGTTCCTGCCCGGTCAGGAGGACGCGCTCCTCGCCGAGATCGACGCGTTGCTGCCCGAGGGCGTCACCCGCGAGTTCATCCACGAGGACACCGGAATGGAGACGCCGTACGAGGGCACCCTCGTCGATGCCATGGTCGCCGCGATCACCGCCGAGGACCCGAACGGGACGACCGCGCCCTACTGCAACGCCGGAGGCACTGACGCCAAGGCCTTCTCCGAGCTGGGAATCCACGGCTACGGATTCAAGGCGCTGAAGATGCCCAATGACATCAACTACACGCATCTGTTCCACGCCGCCAACGAGCGGGTGCCTCTGGACGGCCTCACCTTCGGATCCAGAGTGATCGGCAGACTCGTGGAGACCTGCTGA
- a CDS encoding sugar-binding transcriptional regulator: MTSSFQLGQVARLYYEDELTQSEIAGLLGIQRVKVNRMLAEARRTGVVSITITTGEERPFIAEERRLAERFGLTRCWLSASSVSETKTGTAVARTGGQALVELLTTASTVVVGLSRGVVSAARQMPALAADRHPAVIPLGGSWGRSCDGMSPHELATVLAHNAGGTSRSYPAPMLAGSPASARAFLSDPSVTAALDITRGSDTLIVGVGGAPGSPHSLLSSLISDDDVTDLLAKGAVGDVCARYFDAAGRAIPSDVDARVIGIDLNELVTIPRRIGIAYGPRKLNPLRAALKGGILNGLVTDVRTARTLLD, encoded by the coding sequence ATGACTTCCAGCTTCCAGCTGGGCCAGGTGGCCAGGCTCTACTACGAGGACGAGCTCACCCAGAGCGAGATCGCGGGTCTGCTCGGCATCCAGCGCGTCAAGGTGAACCGCATGCTCGCCGAGGCTCGCCGCACCGGCGTCGTGTCCATCACCATCACCACCGGGGAGGAACGTCCCTTCATCGCCGAGGAGCGCCGTCTCGCCGAGCGCTTCGGGCTCACTCGCTGTTGGCTGTCGGCGTCCTCGGTCTCCGAAACCAAGACGGGAACGGCTGTCGCCCGCACCGGCGGGCAGGCCCTGGTCGAGTTGCTCACCACGGCGTCGACCGTCGTCGTGGGCCTGTCGAGGGGGGTGGTCTCCGCCGCCCGGCAGATGCCGGCCCTGGCCGCCGACCGTCATCCGGCGGTGATCCCGCTGGGAGGCAGCTGGGGACGCAGCTGCGACGGGATGTCCCCCCACGAGCTCGCCACCGTCCTGGCCCACAACGCCGGTGGCACATCACGCTCCTACCCCGCCCCGATGCTGGCCGGGAGCCCGGCCTCGGCCCGGGCCTTCCTCTCCGACCCTTCCGTCACCGCGGCCCTGGACATCACCCGTGGTTCCGACACCCTGATTGTCGGCGTCGGCGGGGCACCGGGAAGCCCGCACAGCCTGCTCTCCTCCCTCATATCCGACGACGACGTCACCGATCTCCTAGCCAAGGGCGCGGTCGGAGACGTCTGCGCCCGCTACTTCGACGCCGCCGGCAGGGCGATCCCCTCCGACGTCGACGCCCGGGTGATCGGCATCGACCTCAACGAACTCGTCACCATCCCACGACGCATCGGCATCGCCTACGGCCCCCGCAAGCTCAACCCCTTGCGAGCCGCACTGAAAGGGGGAATCCTCAACGGCCTGGTCACCGACGTCCGGACCGCCCGGACACTGCTCGACTGA